A portion of the Moraxella ovis genome contains these proteins:
- the cysE gene encoding serine O-acetyltransferase: MSFIQKIKNLKNAINDDLEAVLDRDPAARTKAEVFITYPGIHARTLHRAAHALWENDHKFLARSLSHISRVTTGIEIHPAAKIGKRLFIDHGMGVVIGETAEIGDNVTLYHGVTLGGVSWEKGAKRHPTLGDHVVVGAGAKILGGFTVGNHAKIGSNAVVVKPVPENATMVGSAARMIDKNSKKDAPKVSQEQTQAADELFNAYGLKPDTQDPVATSIAALLAHIQNQDKRIDELQNAVCKLDPEFCSQAIELICKDDLDVLKTQS; encoded by the coding sequence GTGTCATTCATTCAAAAAATCAAAAATCTCAAAAACGCCATCAATGATGACTTAGAGGCCGTATTAGATCGCGACCCTGCCGCTCGCACCAAGGCAGAAGTATTTATCACGTACCCCGGCATACACGCACGCACCCTACACCGCGCCGCTCATGCCTTGTGGGAGAACGACCACAAATTCCTAGCACGAAGCTTGTCGCACATCAGCCGCGTCACGACAGGCATCGAGATCCACCCTGCCGCCAAAATCGGCAAACGCCTATTCATCGATCACGGCATGGGCGTGGTCATCGGCGAGACTGCCGAAATTGGCGATAATGTGACGCTCTATCATGGCGTCACCTTGGGCGGTGTCTCATGGGAAAAAGGCGCCAAACGCCACCCCACGCTTGGCGACCATGTGGTCGTGGGCGCAGGTGCCAAAATCCTAGGCGGCTTCACCGTGGGTAATCACGCCAAAATCGGCTCAAACGCCGTCGTCGTAAAGCCCGTACCAGAAAATGCCACCATGGTCGGCTCCGCTGCTCGCATGATCGACAAGAACAGCAAAAAAGACGCACCAAAGGTCAGCCAAGAACAGACACAAGCAGCGGATGAACTGTTCAACGCCTATGGGCTTAAGCCCGACACCCAAGACCCCGTGGCCACAAGCATCGCGGCACTCCTAGCGCACATTCAGAATCAAGACAAACGCATCGATGAACTACAAAACGCCGTCTGCAAGCTAGACCCTGAGTTTTGCAGTCAAGCCATCGAACTAATCTGTAAAGATGACCTAGACGTCCTAAAAACCCAAAGTTAA
- the trpS gene encoding tryptophan--tRNA ligase, with protein MTDSTQPTTPKRVLTGITTTGIPHLGNYVGSIRPAIIAANEAIARGDGDAFFFLADFHALIKCFDPDEIHRSTRAIAATWLACGLDPQAVTFYRQSDISEIPELAWILNCSCAKGLMNRAHAYKAAVDINTTKEDTDPDFGITMGLFSYPVLMAADILMFNATHVPVGKDQVQHIEMARDIAGTFNFKYKPLFTQPNAVIDEDTPLLTGLDGRKMSKSYGNTIPLFGDGNPQVDPQKALKKAISQIVTNSQAPEEPKNSDECTIFEIYRAFATKEEIEELAAHYRRGIGWGEAKEILFNKINDEIAPMRQRYFELMNNPKELEEILQMGAIKARRVAQKQLDKTRRAIGIKPLAKLK; from the coding sequence ATGACTGACAGCACTCAGCCAACCACCCCAAAGCGCGTATTAACAGGCATTACCACCACAGGCATTCCACATCTGGGCAACTATGTCGGCTCAATTCGCCCTGCGATTATCGCTGCCAACGAGGCAATCGCACGTGGCGATGGTGATGCGTTCTTTTTCTTAGCCGATTTTCATGCCTTGATCAAATGCTTCGACCCTGATGAGATTCATCGCTCCACACGTGCCATTGCGGCGACATGGTTAGCTTGTGGTCTTGATCCACAGGCGGTTACATTTTACCGTCAATCGGACATTAGCGAGATTCCAGAACTTGCCTGGATTTTAAATTGCTCATGCGCCAAGGGTCTGATGAATCGTGCGCACGCTTATAAGGCGGCTGTCGATATTAACACCACCAAGGAAGACACCGATCCTGATTTTGGCATCACGATGGGGCTATTTAGTTACCCTGTGCTGATGGCGGCTGACATCTTGATGTTCAATGCCACCCACGTGCCTGTTGGCAAAGACCAAGTTCAGCACATCGAGATGGCGCGCGACATCGCAGGCACTTTTAATTTTAAATACAAGCCGCTATTTACCCAGCCCAATGCTGTTATCGATGAAGACACACCACTACTGACCGGCCTAGACGGGCGCAAAATGAGCAAATCTTATGGCAATACCATTCCATTATTCGGCGATGGCAATCCGCAAGTTGATCCACAAAAAGCCCTAAAAAAAGCGATCTCTCAAATCGTCACCAATTCACAAGCACCCGAAGAACCTAAGAATTCTGACGAATGTACCATCTTTGAGATTTATCGCGCCTTCGCCACCAAAGAAGAAATCGAAGAGTTGGCCGCCCACTACCGTCGTGGCATCGGCTGGGGTGAAGCTAAAGAAATCTTGTTCAATAAAATTAATGACGAAATCGCGCCAATGCGCCAGCGTTATTTTGAACTCATGAATAACCCAAAAGAGCTTGAAGAAATCCTACAAATGGGCGCCATCAAAGCTCGTCGAGTCGCCCAAAAGCAACTGGATAAGACACGCCGCGCCATCGGCATCAAGCCCCTTGCCAAGCTTAAATAA
- the dnaE gene encoding DNA polymerase III subunit alpha: protein MAFVHLGVHSEFAIVDSIVRIKELVKKASQDGQTALGLADVNNMFAAVKFYKACTAAGIKPIIGVEATIGEDIDRLAEENNHSVILYAMNNDGYKNLLRLLSDAYTNRPMQDGSVTVHTPIITKEALFANNDGIIAILTDRSETAAILKGNHPEMFATPVKPWQDAFGDRLYLSIKRTHESDNAYNREAIIQGSKAGIPIIAHNDVRFINPVPQDVGQAKENNASSDFDAHEARVCIATGYTLEDTNRPRNYTEAQYFRSQAEMEELFSDISQVIENTNLLASRCNVTLTLGINVLPDFPIPEGDTIESFFKKVSLDGLHQRLAKLYPEDKRGDDWDTIYQSYKDRLDYELGIILKMGFPGYFLIVMDFIRWAKANGVPVGPGRGSGAGSLVAYSLNITDLDPLKYDLLFERFLNPERVSMPDFDIDFCIEGRDRVIDYVARTYGRQAVSQIITFGTMAARAVVRDVARVQGKSYGLADKISKLIPKTPGISLDEARSEEPLLEELLKEGSTHSDHQAATEIWEMAKKLEGITRNVGKHAGGVLIAPNRISDFSAVYCDDKGHPVSQFDKDDVEAVGLVKFDFLGLRNLTVIQAAVDNINITRAKLGQEPIDLEKLPLDDSDVYQSVLQSGNTTAVFQLESSGMKKYLKQLKPTNIEDVIAMCALYRPGPLESGMVTDFIDRKHGIQEPAYPHPDFQHEWLEPPLKATYGVIVYQEQVMQIAQVLSGYTLGGADMLRRAMGKKKPEEMAKQRSIFVEGAIGQGISGDLAGQIFDLVEKFAGYGFNKSHSAAYGVLAYQTAYLKYYYPAEFMAAVLSSEMDDTDTIVFLISDCKENFDLSVIPPSVNHSDWHFIVQDEKTIIYGLGAIKGVGEDAVASIVKARKESKFKDLYDFCNRVDIKKVGKRALEALICAGCFDDLAIQIKPEFAEQELRHHIRGGLWAQLPAAMQVAEQNRQNALAGTFDLFGEVDDGLSVAPELPDIVWGDQTRLKGEKDTLGLYLTGHPLDKYRDELKKYTNVSHLSELSDTGYNKFARVAGLVIDVANFGNRVAITLDDGSARVEVSCFTDKFSRLQPILETNIALSDRLLDKYAHLSSDKNFKPKDLNAQTLRKIEDKTDWEYISNLNGAIIIATLSVRENDGRIFARMQNAMTLTQARLKHLSAVNIKLYAHDMEALSRLIPLLKENTPPAANLIPPPADDDEEIEDAVAYDEEGNILTTTAPTVLRDGCLPVSLFLYDECSISRVSVNDRFRLYPSDDVLDELRAILPSQNVLLR, encoded by the coding sequence ATGGCATTTGTACATTTGGGCGTGCACAGTGAGTTCGCCATCGTTGATTCCATTGTACGCATCAAAGAACTGGTCAAAAAAGCCAGCCAAGATGGTCAGACCGCACTGGGTCTGGCAGATGTGAACAACATGTTCGCTGCGGTTAAGTTCTATAAGGCTTGCACGGCAGCTGGCATTAAGCCTATCATCGGCGTAGAAGCCACGATTGGTGAAGACATTGATCGCCTCGCCGAAGAGAATAATCATTCGGTGATACTGTACGCCATGAATAATGACGGCTACAAAAACCTACTGCGCCTATTGTCCGATGCCTATACCAACCGACCCATGCAGGACGGCTCAGTGACGGTGCACACGCCCATCATCACCAAGGAAGCTTTATTTGCCAATAACGACGGTATCATCGCCATTTTGACCGATCGCTCAGAGACTGCCGCCATATTAAAAGGCAACCACCCTGAGATGTTCGCTACGCCTGTTAAGCCTTGGCAAGATGCTTTTGGTGATCGCCTATACCTTAGCATTAAGCGCACACACGAATCGGACAACGCCTATAACCGCGAAGCGATCATTCAAGGCTCAAAGGCAGGCATTCCAATCATCGCTCATAATGACGTGCGATTTATCAATCCAGTACCACAAGATGTCGGACAAGCCAAAGAAAACAACGCCAGTAGTGACTTTGATGCGCACGAAGCTCGCGTGTGTATCGCAACAGGCTACACTCTAGAAGATACAAACCGACCTAGAAATTACACCGAAGCGCAGTATTTTCGCAGCCAAGCAGAGATGGAAGAGTTATTCTCAGACATCTCGCAAGTCATCGAAAACACCAACCTACTTGCCAGTCGCTGTAACGTCACGCTTACCCTAGGTATTAACGTCCTGCCTGACTTTCCCATTCCAGAAGGCGACACCATTGAGAGCTTCTTTAAAAAGGTCAGCCTAGATGGTCTGCACCAACGACTTGCCAAGCTGTATCCTGAAGATAAGCGCGGAGACGACTGGGATACGATTTATCAATCATATAAAGACCGATTGGATTATGAGCTTGGCATCATCCTTAAGATGGGTTTTCCAGGGTATTTCTTGATCGTGATGGACTTTATCCGCTGGGCAAAAGCCAATGGCGTGCCTGTCGGTCCGGGACGTGGCTCGGGCGCTGGCTCTTTGGTAGCTTATAGCCTAAACATTACCGACCTTGATCCACTCAAATACGATTTACTATTTGAACGTTTCTTGAATCCTGAGCGTGTGTCGATGCCTGACTTTGATATCGACTTTTGTATCGAAGGGCGCGACCGTGTGATCGACTATGTGGCACGAACCTACGGGCGACAGGCCGTCTCACAGATCATTACCTTTGGTACCATGGCGGCGCGTGCGGTGGTGCGAGATGTGGCACGAGTTCAGGGCAAATCATATGGTCTTGCCGATAAAATCTCAAAACTCATCCCAAAGACACCTGGCATCTCACTTGATGAGGCACGTTCAGAAGAGCCGCTACTCGAAGAACTCCTAAAAGAAGGTTCAACACACTCCGACCATCAAGCCGCCACAGAAATCTGGGAAATGGCAAAAAAACTAGAAGGTATCACGCGCAACGTCGGTAAACACGCAGGTGGCGTACTCATCGCACCCAATCGAATCAGCGATTTTAGCGCGGTGTACTGCGATGACAAAGGACACCCTGTCAGCCAGTTCGATAAGGACGACGTCGAGGCGGTAGGCTTGGTGAAATTTGACTTTCTAGGACTTCGAAACCTCACCGTCATCCAAGCCGCGGTTGATAACATCAACATCACTCGCGCCAAGCTCGGTCAAGAACCCATTGACCTTGAAAAGCTCCCCTTGGATGACAGCGACGTCTATCAGTCTGTGCTACAATCAGGTAATACCACCGCCGTGTTCCAGCTTGAAAGCTCAGGCATGAAAAAATACCTAAAGCAGCTCAAGCCCACCAACATCGAAGACGTCATCGCGATGTGCGCCCTGTATCGCCCAGGCCCGCTAGAATCAGGCATGGTGACAGACTTTATCGACCGTAAACACGGCATACAAGAACCCGCCTATCCCCATCCTGATTTTCAGCATGAATGGCTAGAGCCACCCTTAAAAGCAACCTATGGCGTCATCGTCTATCAAGAACAAGTCATGCAGATCGCTCAGGTACTCTCAGGCTACACCTTAGGTGGTGCTGACATGCTACGACGTGCCATGGGTAAAAAGAAACCCGAAGAGATGGCAAAGCAGCGTAGCATCTTCGTAGAAGGTGCGATCGGACAAGGCATATCCGGCGACTTGGCAGGTCAGATTTTTGATCTGGTAGAGAAATTTGCAGGTTATGGTTTTAACAAATCACACTCTGCTGCCTATGGCGTGCTGGCTTATCAGACCGCATATCTTAAGTACTACTACCCTGCCGAATTCATGGCGGCGGTACTGTCATCAGAGATGGATGACACTGACACCATCGTGTTCTTGATTTCTGATTGCAAAGAGAACTTTGATCTGTCTGTCATCCCACCGAGCGTGAATCACAGTGATTGGCACTTTATCGTACAAGACGAAAAAACCATCATCTATGGACTTGGCGCCATCAAAGGCGTAGGTGAGGACGCGGTGGCAAGCATCGTCAAAGCGCGAAAAGAAAGTAAATTCAAAGACCTTTATGATTTTTGTAATCGTGTTGACATCAAAAAAGTCGGCAAACGCGCCCTAGAAGCGCTGATTTGCGCGGGCTGTTTTGATGATTTGGCTATACAGATTAAGCCAGAATTTGCCGAACAAGAACTGCGTCATCATATCCGCGGTGGACTGTGGGCACAGCTGCCCGCCGCCATGCAAGTCGCTGAGCAAAACCGCCAAAACGCGCTGGCTGGCACTTTCGATTTATTTGGCGAAGTGGACGATGGTCTGTCTGTCGCGCCCGAACTGCCCGACATCGTCTGGGGTGATCAGACCCGCTTAAAGGGCGAAAAAGACACGCTAGGCTTATACCTAACAGGTCATCCGCTGGATAAATACCGTGATGAACTAAAAAAATACACCAATGTTAGCCACCTAAGCGAGCTGTCGGACACTGGTTATAATAAATTTGCCCGTGTGGCAGGTCTGGTTATCGATGTCGCCAACTTCGGCAACCGTGTCGCCATCACGCTTGATGATGGCAGTGCACGCGTGGAAGTTAGCTGCTTTACCGACAAATTCTCACGTCTACAACCCATCCTAGAGACCAACATCGCACTTAGCGATCGACTGCTGGATAAATATGCTCATCTTAGTAGCGATAAGAACTTTAAACCAAAAGATCTCAACGCCCAAACCCTGCGCAAAATTGAAGATAAAACCGACTGGGAATACATCTCCAACCTAAATGGCGCAATCATCATCGCCACGCTAAGCGTGCGTGAGAATGATGGTCGTATTTTTGCCAGAATGCAGAACGCCATGACGCTAACCCAAGCGCGATTAAAGCACCTATCGGCGGTAAACATCAAACTATACGCTCACGACATGGAAGCACTAAGCAGACTAATACCGCTTCTAAAAGAAAACACCCCGCCTGCTGCCAATCTCATCCCACCGCCTGCTGATGACGATGAGGAGATCGAAGATGCAGTGGCTTATGACGAAGAAGGTAATATCCTTACGACCACAGCACCTACAGTATTAAGAGATGGCTGTCTGCCGGTATCGCTGTTTTTGTATGATGAATGCAGCATCTCACGCGTCTCGGTGAATGATCGATTCCGCCTATATCCCAGTGATGACGTGCTTGATGAGCTAAGAGCGATACTGCCATCACAGAATGTATTATTAAGATAA
- the rluB gene encoding 23S rRNA pseudouridine(2605) synthase RluB, with protein sequence MTDTPDIIETPTDNARPEGEKLQKLLARMGLGSRRGLEEIIKSGRVSINGSIATLGDRASAMDEIRVDGRLVHIKAEREKRRRVIAYYKPEGEISSASDPEGRPTVFDRLPKLTGDRWVMVGRLDINSSGLLLFTNDGELAHRLMHPSSEVTREYAVRVLGEVTPEIAQNLTRGVELEDGMAKFDDIKEGGGTGVNKWYHVKIKEGRKREVRRMFESQELKVSRLIRTRYGTVILPKELRTGRFIELDAKEIGKLIETVGLRPRIGTGLNTAAKEKQARIHKKPLKSREIRRQKHERHERKEERRQRTGNKKRPSSDSRQRTPNLKNATFYKA encoded by the coding sequence ATGACCGACACGCCAGACATCATCGAAACCCCCACCGATAACGCACGCCCAGAAGGCGAAAAACTTCAAAAACTACTCGCCCGCATGGGTCTAGGCTCTCGCCGCGGACTCGAAGAGATCATCAAATCAGGACGTGTTTCTATCAACGGTAGCATAGCCACGCTTGGCGATCGTGCTAGTGCGATGGATGAGATCCGTGTCGATGGTCGCCTAGTACACATCAAGGCAGAACGCGAAAAACGCCGCCGCGTCATCGCTTATTACAAGCCTGAAGGCGAGATTTCATCAGCTTCAGATCCAGAGGGTCGCCCTACTGTTTTTGACCGTCTGCCTAAGCTAACCGGTGACAGATGGGTAATGGTAGGACGTCTAGACATCAACTCATCAGGCCTATTACTATTCACCAACGATGGTGAGCTGGCGCACCGCCTCATGCACCCATCAAGTGAAGTAACTCGTGAGTATGCCGTGCGTGTGCTTGGTGAAGTTACCCCCGAGATTGCTCAGAATTTGACCCGTGGCGTCGAGCTAGAAGACGGTATGGCAAAGTTCGATGACATCAAAGAAGGTGGCGGCACAGGCGTTAATAAATGGTATCACGTTAAGATCAAAGAAGGTCGTAAGCGTGAAGTTCGCCGTATGTTTGAGTCTCAAGAACTTAAAGTATCGCGCCTAATTCGTACTCGTTACGGCACGGTAATTTTACCAAAAGAGCTGCGCACAGGACGATTCATTGAACTTGATGCCAAAGAGATCGGCAAACTAATCGAGACAGTCGGATTGCGCCCACGCATAGGTACAGGTCTAAATACCGCCGCCAAAGAAAAACAAGCACGCATTCACAAAAAACCACTAAAATCTCGCGAAATTCGTCGCCAAAAACACGAACGCCATGAGCGCAAAGAAGAGCGCAGACAGCGCACCGGCAACAAAAAACGCCCAAGCAGCGACAGCCGTCAGCGCACCCCAAATTTAAAAAACGCAACTTTTTATAAAGCATAA
- a CDS encoding segregation and condensation protein A, whose protein sequence is MMDTAQVQDVETIRIFDTPVESLPDDLYIPPQAFAIWLEQFAGPLDFLLYLVKKNNFDLTETAILPITEQYLSYIKDLDEEYFELAGDYLLMAGTLIAIKSELLLPQPEIDDEGMNPKARLIRKLEEYAQIKEAAQRLDKLIRLERDVFLAFTSLPSIEAMRAELPKYSPQILVNSLITMQIKPDYQMHTVNVDPVPLPERIANITRMLSEKGSSTFKELLEPTQGKLGVVVSFVAVLELIKRGLVGLSEYSDDFDDEGVDNYALQTTEKRAKNTLPSIDNTGHAIGEQTLYWLH, encoded by the coding sequence ATGATGGATACCGCCCAAGTACAAGATGTTGAGACCATTCGCATCTTTGATACGCCTGTTGAGAGCCTGCCCGATGACTTATACATTCCCCCGCAGGCTTTTGCGATTTGGCTTGAGCAATTTGCCGGCCCGCTTGATTTTTTGTTGTATTTGGTCAAGAAAAACAACTTCGATCTGACTGAGACCGCCATTTTACCCATTACGGAACAATACTTAAGCTACATCAAAGACTTGGATGAAGAATATTTTGAATTGGCGGGCGATTATCTGTTGATGGCCGGCACGCTCATCGCCATCAAGAGTGAGCTGTTATTACCACAGCCAGAGATTGATGATGAAGGCATGAACCCCAAAGCAAGACTCATCAGAAAACTTGAAGAATACGCTCAGATCAAAGAAGCTGCTCAAAGGCTTGATAAGTTGATACGACTAGAAAGAGATGTATTTTTGGCATTTACCAGCTTGCCCAGCATTGAGGCGATGCGCGCCGAACTGCCAAAATACTCTCCGCAGATTCTCGTTAACAGCCTCATCACCATGCAGATTAAGCCTGATTATCAGATGCACACAGTCAATGTGGATCCCGTGCCACTGCCCGAGCGCATCGCCAACATCACCCGAATGCTCAGCGAAAAAGGCTCATCCACTTTCAAAGAGCTACTAGAACCCACCCAAGGCAAGCTTGGCGTGGTGGTAAGCTTCGTGGCGGTGCTTGAACTGATTAAGCGCGGCTTAGTCGGTCTTAGTGAGTACAGCGATGACTTCGATGACGAAGGTGTGGACAACTACGCACTTCAAACCACCGAAAAACGCGCCAAAAACACCCTGCCAAGCATCGACAACACCGGTCATGCCATCGGCGAACAAACCCTATACTGGCTACATTAA
- a CDS encoding acyl-CoA thioesterase, with product MYPFLRLAKTIVKSSIDFKQGGTLNLTDTSEYHFKARLNDIDNFLEMNNGRIFTLFDLGRTDFAIRSGLGVKLIKNRWGLVVAGSTIQYRKRIRAFDKVTMKTRICAIDERWFYVEQTMWVKGKCTCHALLRTAVTNIKTGKTIDTKTVLSALNLSDINMPPDKWVQSWVNTDKLRPYPSE from the coding sequence ATGTATCCTTTTTTACGTCTTGCCAAAACCATCGTCAAAAGCTCAATCGACTTCAAACAAGGCGGCACACTGAATCTGACCGACACCAGTGAATATCACTTCAAGGCACGCCTGAACGACATCGATAACTTTCTTGAGATGAATAACGGGCGAATATTTACCCTATTTGATTTAGGTCGAACAGATTTTGCCATTCGTTCAGGTCTTGGGGTTAAGCTCATCAAAAATCGCTGGGGTTTGGTGGTGGCAGGCAGCACCATTCAGTACCGCAAGCGAATTCGTGCTTTTGATAAGGTTACGATGAAAACTCGCATTTGTGCCATTGATGAACGCTGGTTTTATGTGGAGCAGACCATGTGGGTTAAGGGAAAGTGTACTTGTCATGCCCTGCTTCGCACCGCTGTCACCAACATTAAAACGGGCAAGACCATAGACACCAAAACCGTATTAAGCGCATTAAATCTATCCGACATTAACATGCCGCCTGACAAATGGGTGCAGTCTTGGGTAAATACTGACAAGCTGCGCCCTTATCCAAGCGAATGA
- the scpB gene encoding SMC-Scp complex subunit ScpB, producing MQNTLTPLTLDVESTNQDSHKELLESHATAEALSRYIEVLLHASETPLTDQDLKKHLSMSSDELQMALIILKERLSGSVLTLGKTASGYRLQIKDSYSRLIQQIFPERLESLSQALLETLSVIAYKQPVTRSDIEQVRGVTISSNILRQLFDKGWIMEKGYKDTLGRPALLHTTPAFLDAFGLASLDELPPLPDLQSLKVNG from the coding sequence ATGCAAAACACCCTAACACCACTTACTTTAGATGTCGAATCAACAAATCAAGACAGCCATAAAGAGCTGCTCGAGTCGCACGCCACCGCCGAAGCACTAAGTCGCTATATCGAGGTGCTACTACACGCAAGCGAAACACCCCTAACCGATCAAGATCTAAAAAAACACCTATCTATGAGTAGTGATGAGCTCCAAATGGCGCTAATCATTCTAAAAGAGCGACTGTCAGGTAGCGTACTCACCCTAGGCAAGACCGCGAGCGGATACCGCCTGCAGATCAAGGACAGTTATTCTCGGCTCATTCAGCAGATCTTTCCAGAGCGTCTTGAAAGCCTAAGCCAAGCCTTACTTGAGACCTTGAGCGTCATCGCCTACAAGCAGCCCGTCACACGCTCTGACATCGAGCAGGTGCGTGGCGTTACCATATCAAGTAACATCCTAAGACAGCTGTTCGATAAGGGCTGGATCATGGAGAAAGGATATAAAGACACACTCGGTCGCCCAGCACTGCTACATACCACACCAGCATTCTTGGATGCATTTGGATTGGCAAGCCTAGATGAATTGCCGCCATTGCCTGACTTACAGAGTCTAAAAGTAAATGGCTAA
- a CDS encoding RNA methyltransferase, whose product MNLIYQLASIRIIMIGTTLPANIGSAARAMHTMGLSDLVVVNPRLPIDDTSVANAAGATSVLDSARIVDDLNEALSDCHLVFAASARVRHMPRPVITPKMAAELMMNIHQAHSSLDEQTIPKIAILFGREDRGLTNDELSLADYHIQIPANPEYPVLNVAAAIQVIGAFIYDVLSGHTSKSEDNISQTHQIYLNIRQDWDEPAITYAQQQNLNSSLIDLLIKLDLADDQDLKHLPTRLSRLTSRVQLDQKEFALLRALIAKIHVKISQN is encoded by the coding sequence ATGAATTTAATCTATCAACTGGCGAGCATTCGCATCATCATGATTGGCACCACCCTACCCGCCAACATCGGCTCGGCTGCTCGTGCCATGCACACGATGGGACTGTCCGATCTGGTTGTCGTGAATCCACGTCTACCCATTGATGACACCAGTGTTGCCAATGCTGCAGGTGCGACCTCTGTGCTTGATTCTGCGCGCATTGTCGATGATCTAAATGAAGCCTTGTCAGACTGCCATCTGGTATTTGCAGCATCCGCGCGCGTTCGCCACATGCCACGCCCTGTCATCACCCCAAAGATGGCAGCAGAGCTAATGATGAATATTCATCAGGCGCATAGCAGCCTTGATGAACAAACCATCCCAAAGATCGCCATCTTATTCGGGCGTGAAGATCGCGGTCTAACGAACGATGAACTTTCGCTGGCGGATTATCACATCCAGATCCCCGCCAATCCTGAATATCCCGTTCTTAATGTCGCCGCCGCCATACAGGTGATAGGCGCGTTCATCTATGATGTACTGTCAGGTCATACATCAAAATCAGAAGACAACATCTCCCAAACTCATCAAATCTACCTAAATATCCGACAAGACTGGGATGAGCCTGCCATCACATACGCTCAGCAGCAAAACCTTAACAGCAGTCTCATCGATTTGCTTATTAAGCTTGACTTGGCAGACGATCAGGACTTAAAACACCTGCCCACGCGCCTATCACGGCTCACAAGTCGGGTGCAGCTTGACCAAAAAGAATTTGCCCTACTGCGCGCATTAATTGCCAAAATTCATGTTAAAATTAGCCAAAACTAG